In Drosophila ananassae strain 14024-0371.13 chromosome 3R, ASM1763931v2, whole genome shotgun sequence, the DNA window AATACTTCTCCATGGTCGAAACGTTGGAAGTTCAGGTCACCTTGGAGCTGGGCGTAGTGATAGATCTGTTTGGCCGAAGCTCCTTGGGAGGCATGGGCAGCGACTATAGGAGTCAAGGTCTGCAAGGATATAATTAGCTAAGTATGATCGATACACGACACAAGCTTGGACCATACTTGGTTGAAGCTCTTCCAGTCGAAGCCACAGAGAACAAAGTCAAATACAGCGCAAAGGCTATTTCCCACCTCCGATTTGTCACAGATGTGTCTCTTGAATTGTTTGATAAGTTTGTTTTTCGCAGAGATCTCATAGCCACCCAAGAGATTTAGCAACATCTGGAATAGTATTATATTAAATGATATAATTTCTACTTGGGGAATCTAGTCCACTTACCGAAAATTTACCCTTGAACATACCCAAAAACTTGAGTACCGGACTGCGATTCTCGCGCATGTATACCGTCGGCGACAGGGCCTGCATGAGTTGGACTTTATCGGCGTATTGGGGTTGTTCGCTGCACATTACGAAGAATGCAGTGGAGCCTTGGGAGTGGCCAATATAGTGAACTTTTGGCACATTAGTCTGCTTCTGGATAAAGTCAATGGTGGAGGGCAGATCGTACTTTCCGATCTCGTGGAAGGAGAAGTCCCAGTACTTCCGCGGCGGCAGGCGACCCTGCGAGTGCTCCCTGGAGTAGATGTTGCCTCGGGTGTTCAGCATCCAAACATCATAGCCCTTCCGGTGGAGAATGTAGGCCAGGCCGTTGGACGGTCCGAATTGCACCCAGGATGCTGAGCTGGACATCAGACCGTGGACAAGGATAACAGGCTTGCCTCCTTTCCGAGGAATGCGATGCAGGCATAGCTTGTAGCCATCCGGGGTGTTCGAGTAGTGGGTCTCCGACGGGTAACCATATTTGGTTATCAGGTCCACCTGTTGGAAAAGTCGTCGCATATTTAAACGCCAATAATTATATTATGTTCAGGAATAAGCAtcttcatttattttcttttaaactttttacaAAAATGCTGGGACATAAAAATCAATTGAATTcacttaatatttaaatggtcttttttttgattgattatTCCTTTTCCTGCAATTCCAGCCATTGAAACTGATGATGTCAtattgttaaaatatttttaaagtttcGTGATAAGAAATAAGTGAAGATACTCTTTGGTATTTCTTATTTGATTTGGCATTGAACTCTCtcatatttttggttttggggCTTTGGGGGAATTTTTTTGGGAATACATATTACAAGTTTTTTTAAGAAAGGCTCAGCATGTCATAAATGTTGGttaaaggttttttaaattttgttaatgggtttacattttttaatggTCTTTTAAAGGCTTACCGTGCTCAATTTGGAATCTGCATCAATGTCCTTCTGCGAAAAATACCTCGGGGGACTATCCTTGCTGTATTGACTCTGAGATTGGCTTTGGGATTGGCTTTGAGACTGGCTTTGTTTTGCCCTGGAAGATCGGTACATTGATTGTCCAAAAAGATCATCTTGATCACTTAAACTTTGTTTGTTTGGAATGTAGGAACCATATTGGGTTTCTGATTGTGATTGAGATTGCGCTTGCGATTCCGCTTGTGATTCTAACAGTGATTGTGACTGTGCTTGTGACTGAGCTTGTGACTGAGCTTGTGAGGCACCTTTCGACTGAGCTTGGGACTGAGCTTGGGATTGCGCTTGTGAGTTCGATTCCTTCTGGCCTCTATTTTTAGCCTTCAGAACTAATACATTTTCTTGACCCTGATTAAGAAGTTGGCGATTAGACTCGAACTGTGTTTGGGACTGTGATTGTGACTGTGATTGGGACTCTGATTGAGACTGTAATTGCGACTGCTTTTGGTTTTGCCTCTGTGATTGTGAACCCAAACCTACATTCGTTTGGCGATTAGACTGTGACTgtgactgagactgagactcaGCCTGCGACTTAGACTCCGATTGGGACTGAgattgtttttggttttgcttCTGTGATTGGGCACCCACATTTTGGTTGGGATCAAgaatcaaaatttttggtttgagTGGTATTCCATGCTTTACTAAGATCAGTTTACCTTGACCTACGTCATGAAGGTGCTCCATCTGGGACTGGGATTGGgtctgggactgggactgcaACTGTGACTCTGACTGCAAGTTTGACTGTGATTGCTTTTGTAACTGCCTCTGTGATTGCTCTTCCAAACTAGGATTGAGGATCAGAATATCTGGTCTCCTTGGTGATTCCGGATTCAGAATGATTAAATTACCTCGGCTATCGCGAGTTTGACGATTAGACTGTGACTGGGATTGGGATTGAATCTGAGATTGTGACTCGGATTGGATATTGCGCTGTGTctgtttttgattttgattttgtatCTGTGAACCCGAAATGCTGTTAGGATCTATGATAACCAGTTCGGGTCTTACTTGCCTTGGTGGCTGGACCAAAATCAAGGCTGGTTGTCTTTCAAGCAAATTCCTTTTGAATTGTTGGTCTTGAGCTTGAGCCTGTGCTTGGGCCTGTGCTTGAGCCTGAGCCTGTGCTTGAGCCTGAGCCTGTGCTTGAGCCTGAGCCTGTGCTTGAGCCTGAGCCTGTGCTTGAGCCTGTGCCTGTGCTTGAGCCTGAGCCTGTGCTTGAGCCTGAGCCTGTGCTTGAGCCTGTGCCTGTGCTTGAGATTGAGCCTGTGCTTGAGCTTGAGCCTGAGCCTGAGCCTGAGCCTGTGCCTGAGCTTGAGCCTGTGCTTGAGCTTGAGCCTGTGCCTGTGCCTGAGCTTGAGCCTGTGCCTGAGCTTGAGCCTGTGCTTGAGCCTGTGCTTGAGCCTGAGCTTGAGCCTGAGCTTGTACTTGGGCTTGAGTTAGGGCTTGTTCGAACTGTAGGGCTTTGGTTTGTGCAAGTGCTTCCGCTTGGGCTAGTCTTAAGTATCGAGCCCGAGCTTGAGCTTCAGCGTGAGCTTGAGCCTGAGCCAGAGCTTGAGCCTGAGCAAGAGCTTGCGCCTGAGCATCAGCTTGAGCTTTAGCCTGAGCTTGAGCTTGAGCTTGAGCCTGTGCCAGAGCTGCAACTCTAGCTTGAGCTTGGGCTTGGGCTACAGCTTGAGCCTCGGCTTGAGCTTGAGCCTGCTCCTTCAGTTGTCTTATATATTGAGCATACGCTAGTGCTTGTGCATTTTTTATATACTGTGTCTGAGTCTGAGCCTGTGTCTGCGCTTGACGTCCTCTTAGATATTGGTTTTCTTGCAAATAATTATCATTAGCGTCAGCGTGTGTCTGGGATTGTGGTTGATACTGCGCCTGGAGGTCTCTCAGATATTGAGCCTGTGCTTCCGATTGGGACTGGGCTTGGTTTTGTAGCAAATAATTATCCTGAGCGTCAGCCTGTCTCTGGGATTGTAATTGGGACTGCGCCTGGAGGTCTCTAAGATATTCAGCCTGTGCTTGCGATTGTAACTGGCGCTGTTGTTGCCTCAAATATTTTTCTCGTGCTTCCTGAGCTCGCCTCGAATCCTGCGCCTCGAATTGGGATTGTGATTGTGATTGAATTTCATTTTGAGCCAGTTTGTAAGGGATAATAAACTGTGGGATATTAATGGATTCCTCCCTTTGATTTTGTAATTGCGATTGGCTTTGTGACTGTGACTCTAACTGTGAATTTAATTCGGATTGCGATTGAGATTGCGATTGCGATTCAGATTGTGATTGTAAATATCCAAGATTTGATCCAAACTTATCACCTAATAGAAAAATTATTGTGATGGTGTACAGTTTTTGTATATGTAAGTGATCTTGTAGATGTCCTTACCATTGGAATCGAAAATTATTGTTGGGGATGTAGCTGGCTGAAGTCTGTTATAAATCCTCTCTTGCTCTGTTAAGATTGATTCACCAGGAAAGACTGAATTGAGTAACGCTAGCGCAAAAAGCGCGTTGTAGGAACAGGCCAGCATGCTGAAACTGATCTTACTGCGGATAGTTCGATCATTTCCTTTTATAGGCTCGAACTTAAATAAACGCGAAATGGAAAAACACACGCTATGAATAAAATTTCACACAGATAATAATCCGATTAACATACCAAGATTGCGTCATTAGCGTAAAGACTAGAAAAGGTTATGCGGGATAAAGCAACCTTGAGACAACCTTAGGGCAACCTTTTCATCTATTTCTTTTTGTCCTTTTCATATTTAGGAAGGAAGTTGCTAATTTATAACTTAAAGAGAAGGATGTGTCAGATCAATATATCAATATTTCTTATAAAGGTTAtctaaggttttttttttaaatatttttcaatccAACATGTATCGGATAAGGACGCATACATTGGATTTGCCTGGAGCTTGTCTAATatgttaaatattattttatatgccaCGTCAGTCGTTGGAACGAacattttagaaaataaatgtttaaccTTTATTTACTCATATTAAAAGGTTAAGAATCTAGAGGCTATATAGTACTAGAATAATAGAATgccatattttttaagaagaaCCCAACTTCGTATTATCAACTACTAGCATCCAGTATTAGCATCCAgaatttttcttaaaataaaagtagCTTCAAAGTAaaagaagatatttaaatattcttttttcAACTTTATTTAGAtatctaaataaaaattactGAAAATTTCTATTCTTTTTCTATTGAAAAAAAGCCCAATTGTGGCTACATTTATTAATAGCCTTGATTCGAGCAAGTGTTTACAACACTGTCATAGACCAAAGGTCGGACATTCATTGCGAGTGTAAAGTCAAAATGGGCAAAGGCATCAAAGGGCACCTTTCTGGACTGAATGACGTTGGGCAGGATCTGCTGCAGCCTCTGCACATCTGATCCGGATCCCAACCAGTCGCCATCACCATGATGCAGTGCTACCTTGCAGTTCACAGCCGAGAGATTATACTGTGGAGGATAGCGATCGTGGTAGCGCACGCGGTTTATCAGAAAACCGTAGTCGTAACGCTGGAAGTTGATGGTTCCTTGCAACTGGCCGTAGTGGATGAGCTGCTTGGCAGCGGTACCCTGCGATGAGTGGCCCTCTACGATGGGGCTTAGGGTCTGAAAagatttatttgattttcgcTTCCGAAAAGTCAAAAACATTGAACTACCTCATTGAAGCTCTTCCAGTTGAAGCCGCATACCACATAGTCGAAGATAGCACAAATTTTACTGGTTATCCTCGTTGCAGTGCAGATGTATTTGTGGAATTGTTTGATGAGCTGAGTTGTGCGAGAAATCGAATAGCCACCGAAAAGATTCAATAGCATCTGAAACAAAATACCAATAAAGTGagatttcatttttaaaggCTGATGGATAAGGACTCACCGAAAAGCCTCCTTTTAATAAGCCAAGGTGCTTTAAAACAGGACTGCGGTTTCCCTCGTTGTAAACTGTTGGAGACAGAGCCTGCATAAGTGTTACCTTACTCATATACTCAGGCTTTTCGCTGCCCATCACAAAGAATGCAGTGCAGCCTTGGGAGTGGCCAATGTACTGGACTTTTGGCTTATCCGTTGCAAACAGAATGTAATCGATGGCTGCAGGAATATCGTAAATGCCAATCTCGTGGAAAGAAAAGTCCCAGTATTCTTTATCGCTCAATCGCCCTCTCGAGTGCTCCCGAGAATAGATGTTGCCTCGGGTATTCAGCATCCAGACGTCGTAACCCTTCCGATACAGGATGTAGGCTAGACCATCCGAAGGACCCATTTCTACCCAAACTGCGGAGCTGCTCATCAAACCGTGGACGAGGACAATAGGCTGCGCCCCTGGCCGCGGAATACGATGGAGGCCGAGTATGTAGCCATCACTAGTTTGTACAACATGGGTCTCTACAGGATATCCGTTTTTATGGATTAAATCAACCTGTCAATAGTAATTTctcaaatattaatattatgtAGTAAAAGTTGAATAATACAGTAATAAAAtagattaattttttcttacCGTAGTTAGCTTAGCAGCCATTTCGATGTCAGCTTGAGAAATAAAGTATTTTGGGGGATTACTGCACCGACTGCAATCTGACACTCTCCTGTCTCTTAATCCGGCCAACTTTTTCTTCGTTCGAAAATATTCAGTATCAAACGAACTATCAGATAGTGGTTGTTCTTCTAATCCTTCATCTTGAGAGTCttgatagtttttaatattttttgaagcgGAATTGGGGTCaaa includes these proteins:
- the LOC6498617 gene encoding accessory gland protein Acp36DE is translated as MLACSYNALFALALLNSVFPGESILTEQERIYNRLQPATSPTIIFDSNGDKFGSNLGYLQSQSESQSQSQSQSELNSQLESQSQSQSQLQNQREESINIPQFIIPYKLAQNEIQSQSQSQFEAQDSRRAQEAREKYLRQQQRQLQSQAQAEYLRDLQAQSQLQSQRQADAQDNYLLQNQAQSQSEAQAQYLRDLQAQYQPQSQTHADANDNYLQENQYLRGRQAQTQAQTQTQYIKNAQALAYAQYIRQLKEQAQAQAEAQAVAQAQAQARVAALAQAQAQAQAQAKAQADAQAQALAQAQALAQAQAHAEAQARARYLRLAQAEALAQTKALQFEQALTQAQVQAQAQAQAQAQAQAQAQAQAQAQAQAQAQAQAQAQAQAQAQAQAQAQAQAQAQAQSQAQAQAQAQAQAQAQAQAQAQAQAQAQAQAQAQAQAQAQAQAQAQAQAQAQAQAQAQAQDQQFKRNLLERQPALILVQPPRQVRPELVIIDPNSISGSQIQNQNQKQTQRNIQSESQSQIQSQSQSQSNRQTRDSRGNLIILNPESPRRPDILILNPSLEEQSQRQLQKQSQSNLQSESQLQSQSQTQSQSQMEHLHDVGQGKLILVKHGIPLKPKILILDPNQNVGAQSQKQNQKQSQSQSESKSQAESQSQSQSQSNRQTNVGLGSQSQRQNQKQSQLQSQSESQSQSQSQSQTQFESNRQLLNQGQENVLVLKAKNRGQKESNSQAQSQAQSQAQSKGASQAQSQAQSQAQSQSLLESQAESQAQSQSQSETQYGSYIPNKQSLSDQDDLFGQSMYRSSRAKQSQSQSQSQSQSQSQYSKDSPPRYFSQKDIDADSKLSTVDLITKYGYPSETHYSNTPDGYKLCLHRIPRKGGKPVILVHGLMSSSASWVQFGPSNGLAYILHRKGYDVWMLNTRGNIYSREHSQGRLPPRKYWDFSFHEIGKYDLPSTIDFIQKQTNVPKVHYIGHSQGSTAFFVMCSEQPQYADKVQLMQALSPTVYMRENRSPVLKFLGMFKGKFSMLLNLLGGYEISAKNKLIKQFKRHICDKSEVGNSLCAVFDFVLCGFDWKSFNQTLTPIVAAHASQGASAKQIYHYAQLQGDLNFQRFDHGEVLNQVRYESREPPTYNLTQVLSKVVIHHGGGDWLGSESDVAHLQKHLPNVIESRKVDYDGFSHFDFTLSKDVRPLVYDHVLGHLQNVHLHED